In a single window of the Tautonia marina genome:
- a CDS encoding serine/threonine protein kinase encodes MIGQRLGSFQLESKIGAGAMGEVFKATRHLKDGRTRTAAVKIISAEYLARDNALKRFQRESELLAQLRHPNIVRYYAHGKAQGIYYYAMEFVEGEPLDSVIERRGFLPWDEVVELGIQLCQALQFAHEHQVVHRDLKPSNLMLTKDGQIKLTDFGIAKDLDATTDLTKTGRTLGTVAYMAPEQIHGKIPISHWTDLYALGCLLYQMLTGQTPFAGSSPVILMQAHLNTPPPRPSEKNPDIPRALDDLVVRLMSKTPSDRAWDAAQVAYQLEELRERHRRGDRVEMVFDRARAKVADEGGTVLLSRNGDSSAPAGTESRPRKPSKTRSKAKTKTKARAAADDLDPDARRRRMLETAGLALALVALIGLVTYLMWPPSMETLYARAETLMQSDSRPDWKRAFSEAVEPIERRFPDHPYGEQFAEWRDRIALDEAEGRAVQLASPTPLGRPRSDRPVEALYKTVLSEIVPFERLEQHAMIAAQWQRFTQELARRNDPEERGWLLLGQQRWQEQVDALREQKQIAFNLYQQALINERNELFEPARAQLHQLITSYTTPAQGDREFLQLIANAQAVLDRMDDEQPSADASVPSPAPSEPPSDPESRPEPEPEAPDLPISPDAPDPTREGRDPDRDQGDEPSSVPGVRP; translated from the coding sequence ATGATCGGCCAGCGGCTTGGCTCGTTTCAGCTTGAGAGCAAAATAGGTGCCGGGGCGATGGGAGAGGTCTTCAAGGCCACCCGTCACCTCAAGGATGGTCGCACGCGCACCGCGGCGGTGAAGATCATTTCGGCCGAGTATCTTGCTCGCGACAATGCCCTGAAGCGGTTCCAGCGCGAGTCGGAGCTGCTGGCCCAGTTGCGCCACCCGAACATTGTCCGCTACTACGCCCACGGCAAGGCCCAGGGCATCTATTACTACGCGATGGAGTTCGTCGAGGGGGAACCGCTCGACTCGGTCATTGAACGTCGCGGATTCCTGCCCTGGGACGAGGTGGTCGAGCTGGGGATTCAACTCTGCCAGGCCCTTCAGTTCGCCCACGAGCATCAGGTGGTTCACCGCGACCTGAAGCCCTCGAACCTCATGCTGACGAAGGACGGCCAGATCAAGCTGACCGACTTCGGGATCGCCAAGGATCTCGACGCCACGACCGACCTGACCAAGACCGGCCGCACCCTTGGCACCGTTGCCTACATGGCCCCTGAGCAGATCCACGGCAAAATCCCGATCAGCCACTGGACCGACCTTTACGCCCTCGGCTGCCTGCTCTATCAGATGCTCACGGGGCAGACACCGTTTGCCGGCAGCTCTCCCGTCATCTTGATGCAGGCCCATCTGAACACCCCGCCCCCCCGGCCGAGCGAGAAAAACCCGGACATCCCCCGGGCCCTCGACGATCTGGTCGTCCGCCTGATGTCCAAGACTCCCAGCGATCGGGCCTGGGACGCCGCGCAGGTGGCCTATCAGCTCGAAGAACTTCGGGAACGGCACCGCCGCGGCGATCGGGTGGAGATGGTCTTCGATCGGGCCCGAGCCAAGGTAGCCGACGAGGGCGGAACCGTTTTGCTCTCGCGGAACGGCGACTCCTCGGCGCCCGCCGGCACCGAGTCCCGCCCTCGGAAACCGTCGAAAACCCGGTCCAAGGCCAAGACCAAGACCAAGGCCCGAGCCGCCGCCGACGACCTGGACCCGGACGCTCGACGACGCCGGATGCTCGAAACCGCCGGGCTGGCCCTCGCCCTGGTCGCCCTGATCGGCCTGGTCACCTACTTGATGTGGCCGCCGAGCATGGAGACCCTCTACGCCCGGGCCGAAACCCTGATGCAGTCCGACAGTCGGCCCGACTGGAAACGCGCCTTCAGCGAGGCGGTCGAACCGATCGAGCGGCGCTTCCCCGACCACCCCTACGGCGAGCAGTTTGCCGAATGGCGCGACCGGATCGCCCTGGACGAGGCCGAGGGCCGCGCTGTGCAGCTCGCCAGCCCGACCCCCCTGGGCCGTCCCCGCTCCGATCGCCCGGTCGAGGCCCTGTACAAGACGGTCCTGTCGGAGATCGTTCCGTTTGAACGACTGGAACAGCATGCGATGATCGCGGCGCAGTGGCAGCGGTTTACCCAGGAACTCGCTCGCCGCAACGACCCCGAAGAACGGGGCTGGCTCTTGCTCGGCCAGCAGCGCTGGCAAGAGCAAGTGGACGCGCTGCGCGAGCAGAAACAAATCGCTTTCAACTTGTATCAGCAGGCCCTCATTAACGAGCGCAATGAGCTGTTCGAACCTGCTCGCGCTCAGCTTCATCAATTGATCACATCGTATACGACGCCGGCCCAGGGGGACCGCGAGTTCCTCCAGCTCATCGCCAATGCCCAGGCGGTGCTCGACCGCATGGATGATGAGCAGCCAAGTGCCGACGCTTCGGTCCCCTCCCCTGCTCCCTCCGAGCCCCCGAGCGATCCGGAATCTCGTCCTGAGCCGGAGCCGGAGGCACCTGATTTGCCCATCTCGCCCGATGCTCCGGACCCCACGCGGGAGGGCCGCGACCCTGATCGAGATCAGGGGGACGAGCCTTCAAGCGTTCCCGGGGTTCGGCCTTGA